A part of Methanomassiliicoccales archaeon genomic DNA contains:
- a CDS encoding (Fe-S)-binding protein, protein MVHGINGLDLWSCMTCGTCRTVCPEGVDFPGFMQALRKDRLNSTIPVRTHASIIDSIRSVQATGKGIGKRNDWTKEGLELDDRSEFALFVGCIPLLDIVFRDLKVDLTASLRSAVRILNKTGIRPKLIEGERCCGHDAYWLGDMDEFLRLAKANVDAISRSDVRNIITVCPECSHTLACIYPEVVGDVRYKVVHITEVIKKGIDEGNLAPDSLGLKFTYQDPCRLGRFMGIYDPPRAAISSIGELIEMPRSSEMSACCGSTCFVQCDHIVKKWQLGRLGEARRTGADMLLTSCPKCMIHLNCAQKDFGTYKDRPRIPIKDVAVAFSEALDDD, encoded by the coding sequence ATGGTCCATGGGATCAACGGGCTTGACCTTTGGTCATGCATGACTTGCGGCACATGCAGGACCGTCTGTCCCGAGGGGGTCGACTTTCCAGGTTTCATGCAAGCCCTCAGGAAGGACCGCCTGAATAGCACTATACCAGTGAGGACGCATGCAAGCATCATCGATTCGATCAGGTCGGTCCAGGCAACGGGGAAGGGGATCGGAAAAAGGAACGATTGGACCAAGGAAGGCCTAGAGCTCGATGATCGTTCTGAATTTGCTCTGTTCGTAGGTTGCATCCCCTTGCTTGATATCGTTTTCAGAGACCTAAAGGTCGATCTTACCGCATCTCTCCGCTCAGCAGTGAGAATCCTCAATAAGACCGGCATCAGGCCCAAATTGATCGAGGGTGAAAGGTGTTGCGGACACGATGCCTATTGGCTCGGAGATATGGACGAGTTCCTGAGGTTGGCCAAGGCCAATGTTGATGCGATATCAAGGTCTGATGTGAGAAACATCATCACTGTCTGCCCTGAGTGTTCACATACATTGGCCTGTATCTATCCTGAGGTCGTTGGTGATGTCCGTTACAAGGTAGTGCACATAACAGAGGTCATCAAGAAAGGGATCGATGAGGGCAATCTGGCCCCAGATAGCCTTGGCCTGAAATTCACTTATCAGGACCCATGTAGGCTTGGCAGATTTATGGGCATATATGACCCCCCCAGGGCCGCCATCTCCAGCATAGGTGAGCTGATCGAGATGCCAAGGAGCAGCGAGATGTCCGCCTGCTGCGGGAGCACATGCTTTGTGCAGTGCGATCACATAGTTAAAAAGTGGCAGCTCGGAAGGCTGGGAGAGGCAAGGAGGACCGGAGCAGACATGCTCCTGACCAGCTGTCCAAAATGCATGATACACCTCAACTGTGCACAGAAAGACTTTGGGACCTATAAGGACAGACCTAGGATACCGATAAAAGATGTCGCCGTCGCTTTCTCTGAGGCGTTGGACGACGATTGA
- a CDS encoding hydrogenase iron-sulfur subunit encodes MTWEPKIIAFCCNWCAYAGADLAGVTRLQYPSNIKILRVMCSGRVEPSMVLRCLEGGADGVLVLGCHIGDCHYKIGNKNAKTRMEQTRDLLKALGISEERLLLKWISASEGTLFAETCKDFVEKIKEIGPLREGSP; translated from the coding sequence TTGACCTGGGAGCCGAAGATCATTGCATTCTGCTGCAACTGGTGCGCCTATGCCGGTGCTGACCTTGCAGGGGTGACGCGCCTCCAGTATCCATCGAACATAAAGATTTTAAGGGTGATGTGCTCAGGAAGGGTAGAACCTAGCATGGTCCTTAGATGCTTAGAAGGAGGGGCCGATGGTGTCCTGGTCCTCGGCTGCCATATCGGCGATTGCCATTACAAGATAGGCAATAAAAACGCAAAGACCAGGATGGAACAGACAAGGGACCTTTTAAAGGCCTTGGGGATATCGGAAGAGAGGCTGTTGCTCAAATGGATCTCGGCCTCCGAGGGAACGCTATTTGCTGAGACCTGCAAGGACTTCGTCGAGAAGATCAAAGAGATCGGACCGCTCAGGGAGGGGTCGCCCTGA
- a CDS encoding anaerobic ribonucleoside-triphosphate reductase activating protein encodes MPKIVGFARTSLLDWDGKVAATVYLQGCNLRCGFCHNPDLVPMVSGLTEVPFEEISGYIASNNDFLEGVVITGGEATIHKDLPELISRFKDMGMKVKLDTNGTNPLVLKDLIRSGMLDFIAMDIKAPLNHKYSEITSSKIDLDAIKGSISLIMDEMTDYEFRTTVVPFYLDTPDIEAIASFIGGAKKYALHQFNNKNTLDPRLALMSPYPDSKLREMAEVAKQYVRKVVLRGTT; translated from the coding sequence ATGCCCAAGATAGTAGGTTTTGCAAGGACCTCCCTCCTTGACTGGGATGGAAAGGTCGCAGCAACGGTCTATCTGCAAGGATGCAACCTGAGATGCGGCTTTTGCCACAATCCAGACCTTGTCCCGATGGTCTCAGGGCTCACGGAGGTCCCTTTCGAGGAGATCAGTGGGTATATTGCGTCGAACAATGACTTCCTTGAGGGCGTTGTCATCACAGGAGGGGAGGCCACGATACATAAGGACCTGCCCGAGCTGATATCCAGATTCAAGGATATGGGCATGAAGGTCAAGTTGGATACCAACGGGACCAATCCCTTGGTGTTGAAGGATCTGATCAGGTCAGGGATGTTGGACTTCATAGCCATGGACATCAAGGCCCCCCTGAACCATAAATACTCAGAGATAACATCTTCCAAGATCGACCTCGACGCGATTAAGGGGTCGATATCATTGATCATGGACGAGATGACCGACTATGAGTTCAGGACAACGGTCGTGCCCTTTTACCTCGACACGCCTGACATCGAGGCCATAGCCTCTTTCATCGGTGGCGCGAAGAAATATGCCCTCCATCAGTTCAACAACAAGAATACGCTCGACCCGAGGCTGGCGCTCATGTCACCGTATCCTGACAGCAAGCTCAGGGAAATGGCCGAGGTCGCGAAACAGTACGTCAGGAAGGTGGTTCTCAGAGGTACGACCTGA
- a CDS encoding zinc ribbon domain-containing protein, which translates to MIKCRNCGNVFNESAKFCGFCGAQLYGPGGPWFVEKVEEKEPFLAILFSFILSGLGQIYCGRIARGLVILVISLIPTVLFTMLFLSLGDAPTFDDVSGWMTLMIVVGIVFFVFWIWQILDAYRLANEWNEKVSRTGSKPW; encoded by the coding sequence ATGATCAAGTGTAGGAATTGCGGGAACGTCTTCAATGAAAGCGCGAAATTCTGCGGGTTTTGCGGGGCTCAGCTGTATGGTCCAGGCGGACCGTGGTTCGTCGAGAAGGTCGAGGAGAAGGAGCCTTTCCTTGCAATACTGTTCTCGTTCATCCTGTCTGGACTGGGGCAGATATATTGTGGCAGGATAGCCAGGGGGCTTGTCATCCTAGTGATCAGTTTGATCCCAACCGTCCTCTTCACCATGCTTTTCTTGAGCTTGGGAGATGCCCCTACGTTTGATGATGTCAGTGGATGGATGACATTGATGATCGTCGTCGGGATCGTTTTCTTTGTCTTCTGGATATGGCAAATACTTGATGCATATCGTCTTGCGAACGAATGGAACGAGAAGGTCTCGAGAACAGGGTCAAAGCCCTGGTGA
- a CDS encoding 4Fe-4S dicluster domain-containing protein, with protein sequence MANSISPHDITRHVRRTVLGAEWPLKFEDERFLLCHQCSQCSGVCPSQRQGGINPREIMMRYTSGLADPADNVLWLCTMCHSCVERCQLDVRPAELITRLREEGAIIGSIPRSFQEEARLFMRTGLSFPSTGLTKKIRREMGLDELLPDARAMKDINVIVASTRLGRVKLD encoded by the coding sequence TTGGCAAACAGTATATCGCCGCACGACATTACGCGTCATGTGCGCAGGACGGTCCTGGGGGCGGAATGGCCGCTTAAGTTCGAGGACGAGCGGTTCCTTTTGTGCCATCAATGCAGCCAATGCTCCGGGGTCTGCCCCAGTCAAAGGCAGGGAGGTATCAATCCTCGCGAGATAATGATGAGATATACCTCTGGGCTCGCCGACCCTGCTGATAATGTGCTCTGGCTCTGTACGATGTGCCATTCTTGCGTCGAGAGATGCCAATTAGATGTCCGGCCCGCGGAGCTGATAACGAGGCTCAGAGAGGAAGGGGCCATTATCGGTTCCATCCCGAGGTCTTTCCAGGAGGAGGCGAGGCTCTTCATGAGGACTGGGTTATCGTTCCCTAGCACTGGCCTGACCAAAAAGATACGCAGGGAGATGGGCCTTGATGAGCTCCTGCCGGATGCCCGGGCGATGAAAGACATCAACGTCATAGTAGCGAGCACGAGGCTTGGGAGGGTCAAGCTTGACTGA